Proteins encoded by one window of Nicotiana tabacum cultivar K326 chromosome 10, ASM71507v2, whole genome shotgun sequence:
- the LOC107782914 gene encoding annexin D5-like: MATLTVPSVLTSPRDDAMQLYKAFKGLGCDKAAVINILAHRDATQRALIQQEYKTMYSEELNKRLAKELSGNLEKAVLLWMYDPAGRDATLVRKALSGDVIEPIVATEVICSRTPSQIQYFKQLYHSMFGVYLEQDIEFQAYDDHKQLLLAYARTMRYEGPEVDRASVEHDAKALYKAGEKKLGTDEKAFIRIFSERSRAHLAAVSAAYHSMYANSLKKAVKSETSGPFEFALLTILQCAENPAKYFAKELHRAMKGVGTDDTTLIRIIVTRTEIDMQCIKAEYHKKHKKSLNDAVHSETSGEYRAFLLSLLGTAH, encoded by the exons ATGGCAACCCTAACTGTTCCTTCAGTTCTAACTTCACCTCGTGATGATGCCATGCAACTTTATAAAGCTTTCAAAG GACTTGGATGTGATAAAGCAGCAGTCATTAACATCCTTGCCCACCGTGATGCAACTCAACGTGCTCTTATTCAACAGGAATACAAAACTATGTACTCTGAAGAGCTAAACAAGCGCTTGGCCAAAGAGCTTAGCGGTAACCTTGAG AAAGCTGTGTTGCTATGGATGTATGATCCGGCAGGAAGGGATGCTACCCTAGTTAGGAAGGCTTTGAGTGGTGATGTTATTGAACCCATAGTTGCCACTGAAGTGATATGTTCGCGGACTCCTTCTCAAATACAATATTTTAAACAACTTTACCATTCCATGTTTGGTGTCTATCTTGAGCAGGATATTGAGTTTCAGGCATATGATGATCACAAACAG TTGCTTCTAGCATATGCAAGGACAATGCGGTATGAAGGGCCAGAAGTTGACAGAGCTTCGGTGGAACATGATGCTAAAGCTCTTTACAAAGCTGGGGAGAAGAAATTGGGAACTGATGAGAAGGCTTTTATACGAATTTTTTCTGAAAGAAGCAGGGCGCATTTGGCTGCTGTTAGTGCTGCTTATCACAGCATGTATGCTAACTCGTTGAAAAAG GCTGTAAAAAGTGAAACTTCTGGACCCTTTGAGTTTGCCCTCTTGACTATTTTGCAGTGTGCTGAGAATCCAGCAAAGTACTTTGCCAAG GAGTTGCACAGGGCAATGAAGGGCGTGGGTACGGACGATACAACTCTCATTAGGATAATAGTCACGCGAACTGAGATTGATATGCAGTGTATAAAAGCAGAGTACCACAAAAAGCATAAGAAATCTCTGAATGATGCAGTTCATTCGGAGACTTCTGGCGAATATCGGgcctttcttctctctcttctggGGACGGCTCACTAA